The following proteins are co-located in the Dyadobacter chenwenxiniae genome:
- a CDS encoding PhoH family protein, which yields MLEKIITLEDVSMVDFLGIHNANIKEVAAAFPGSKIISRGNEIRIQGTAPEIIRITDVMDSLIAHYQKYGKVTNDNVKGYLNGVVKSPVASAEDDADVIIYGNKGLVVKAKTPNQKLLVEQAEKFDLVFAVGPAGTGKTYTAVAIAVRALKNKEVRKIIITRPAVEAGENLGFLPGDLKEKIDPYLRPIYDALDDMIAPEKLKLYLESRTIEIAPLAYMRGRTLNNAFILLDEAQNTTPMQMKMFLTRMGPSSKAIITGDKSQIDLPKNLKSGLIDSLAVLKGIKGISFVELDGSDVVRHRLVKDILAAYDKSEQ from the coding sequence TTGCTGGAAAAAATCATCACGCTCGAGGACGTTTCAATGGTTGATTTTTTGGGTATTCACAATGCGAATATCAAGGAAGTTGCAGCCGCTTTCCCTGGAAGCAAAATTATTTCACGCGGAAACGAGATCCGCATTCAGGGCACTGCCCCGGAAATTATTCGTATTACAGATGTAATGGACTCGTTAATAGCCCATTACCAAAAATACGGCAAGGTTACGAATGACAATGTGAAGGGTTATTTAAATGGCGTTGTAAAGTCGCCTGTCGCCAGTGCAGAAGATGATGCGGATGTGATCATTTACGGCAACAAGGGGCTGGTTGTGAAGGCAAAAACACCGAACCAAAAGTTACTGGTGGAGCAAGCCGAGAAGTTTGACCTCGTGTTTGCGGTAGGACCGGCCGGAACCGGAAAAACGTACACAGCTGTGGCCATTGCCGTGCGCGCTTTAAAAAACAAGGAAGTTAGAAAGATCATTATAACACGCCCTGCTGTTGAGGCTGGCGAAAACCTGGGTTTTTTGCCGGGTGATTTAAAAGAAAAAATAGATCCCTACCTGCGCCCGATTTACGACGCGTTGGATGATATGATCGCGCCGGAAAAACTGAAATTGTATCTGGAAAGCCGGACCATTGAGATCGCGCCGCTGGCCTACATGCGTGGCCGTACATTGAACAATGCATTCATTCTGCTTGACGAAGCGCAAAACACTACGCCGATGCAGATGAAAATGTTTCTGACCAGGATGGGGCCTAGCTCCAAAGCCATCATTACCGGTGACAAATCGCAGATCGATTTACCTAAGAACTTAAAATCAGGGTTAATTGACTCATTAGCAGTCCTGAAAGGGATCAAGGGGATTAGTTTTGTAGAGCTGGATGGATCCGATGTGGTTAGACACCGTTTGGTAAAAGATATTCTTGCAGCTTATGACAAATCTGAGCAGTAA
- the dnaB gene encoding replicative DNA helicase, whose amino-acid sequence MENDKAPGNFSKSGSKQSNQGRKPMGTRTPGIDQTFSKLPPQAVDVEEAVLGALMIEKDALTAVADILRPDSFYKEAHVRIYTAIITLFADSEPIDMLTVTSKLRSTGELELIGGAQYIMELTSKVNSAANIEFHARIISQAFIKRELIKVASEIQREAFEDTTDVFRLLDKTEQSLFQISESNIKKNYADMGALMRQALAELDQKKNNKDGLTGVPSGFSALDRLTSGWQKTELMILAARPGMGKTAFVVSSLRNAAVDFNMPVAIFSLEMSSVQLVNRLISAEAEIDSEKIRKGSLAPHEWEQLHHRIHRLTNAPIYIDDTPALSILELRAKCRRLKAQHDIQMIVIDYLQLMTGDTGGKGAGNREQEIAMISRSLKNLAKELDVPVIALSQLSRAVETRGGEKRPQLSDLRESGSIEQDADMVLFLYRPEYYGITEDESGNSVAGIGEVIVAKNRAGSLDTVQLRFIGKYTKFTDLDSQFTPAPFSVDRPIQTTNPIASFESQSKPAPAGGTLRSRANDLSNFDYKGPENEPPF is encoded by the coding sequence ATGGAAAACGACAAGGCACCCGGCAATTTCTCAAAATCAGGATCAAAACAAAGCAATCAGGGGCGCAAGCCAATGGGCACAAGAACACCTGGTATTGATCAGACTTTCAGCAAGTTACCTCCTCAGGCGGTGGACGTGGAAGAGGCCGTTCTGGGTGCTTTGATGATTGAAAAAGACGCGCTCACAGCCGTTGCGGATATCTTGCGGCCAGACAGTTTTTACAAGGAAGCACACGTCCGGATTTACACCGCAATCATCACTCTTTTCGCTGATTCGGAGCCGATTGACATGCTTACCGTCACCTCCAAACTGCGCAGCACAGGAGAGCTTGAACTGATCGGCGGAGCGCAGTACATTATGGAGCTGACCTCGAAGGTCAACTCGGCTGCCAACATTGAATTTCATGCGCGGATCATATCTCAGGCCTTCATCAAGCGAGAGCTGATCAAGGTCGCATCGGAGATTCAGCGCGAAGCTTTTGAAGACACAACTGACGTTTTCAGACTGCTGGACAAGACAGAGCAGAGTTTATTCCAGATCTCCGAATCCAACATTAAAAAGAATTACGCGGATATGGGTGCCCTAATGCGTCAGGCATTGGCAGAGCTCGATCAGAAGAAGAATAATAAAGATGGCCTTACCGGCGTTCCGTCCGGTTTCAGCGCCCTGGACAGGTTGACGTCGGGCTGGCAAAAAACGGAATTAATGATCCTGGCGGCCCGTCCCGGTATGGGAAAAACGGCTTTCGTTGTTTCATCGCTGCGAAATGCAGCTGTGGACTTCAACATGCCCGTTGCCATTTTCTCGCTGGAAATGTCCTCCGTTCAGCTCGTTAATCGTCTGATTTCGGCTGAGGCTGAGATCGACAGTGAAAAAATCAGAAAGGGAAGTCTGGCGCCGCACGAATGGGAGCAATTGCACCACCGCATTCACCGCCTGACCAATGCACCCATTTATATTGACGACACCCCTGCCCTATCCATTCTCGAACTGCGTGCGAAATGCCGCCGTCTGAAAGCCCAGCACGACATTCAAATGATCGTGATTGACTATCTCCAGCTTATGACCGGGGATACGGGGGGAAAAGGAGCCGGTAACCGTGAACAGGAAATTGCAATGATCTCACGTTCACTTAAAAATCTGGCGAAGGAGTTGGATGTGCCCGTTATCGCACTGTCGCAGCTAAGCCGTGCGGTGGAAACGCGTGGTGGCGAAAAGCGGCCGCAACTTTCAGATTTAAGGGAATCAGGATCGATCGAGCAGGATGCGGATATGGTTCTTTTCTTATATCGACCTGAATATTATGGCATTACAGAAGACGAATCTGGCAATTCCGTCGCCGGAATCGGTGAAGTGATCGTCGCTAAAAACCGTGCTGGTTCATTGGATACAGTTCAATTAAGGTTCATCGGAAAATACACCAAATTCACCGACCTCGATTCACAATTCACACCTGCACCATTCTCGGTGGACCGCCCCATCCAAACCACAAATCCAATCGCCTCCTTCGAAAGCCAAAGCAAGCCCGCTCCCGCTGGCGGAACGCTGAGGAGCAGGGCAAATGACCTGAGCAATTTTGATTACAAAGGACCAGAAAACGAGCCGCCGTTCTGA
- the rlmD gene encoding 23S rRNA (uracil(1939)-C(5))-methyltransferase RlmD produces MVKNIKYEYVEITDFAAEGKCIFKSEDGVIFVEGNVAPGDIVDLQVVKTKKKLKEAIVTKIHSYSPLRTDPYCLHNVVCGGCKWQHIAYEHQLKFKRQQVVDHFQRIGHIKNVGINEIIAAPKTEYYRNKLEFTFSNWRWLTKDQLDSGAKFTKHALGFHVPKRFDKIFTVDHCHLQPDPSNTIRNSLHHFGELHNIPYYDVKFNVGTLRNLVVRTANSGDVMVIVQFGEQNDEAIEQVMQYLHKTHSEITSLNYIVNLKGNDSYQDQEVIHYAGETAIRETMEDLTFLVGPKSFYQTNSEQAYQLFSVTREFAGLTGNESVYDLYTGTGTIANFVARRAKKVVGVEYVEAAVQDARKNSELNGITNTSFFAGDMRRIMNEDFLQEHGRPDVIITDPPRAGMDQPVVETILKAAPDRIVYVSCNTATQARDLALMSEDYEVTKVQPVDMFPNTHHVENVALLQRK; encoded by the coding sequence ATGGTTAAGAATATCAAGTATGAATACGTTGAAATTACCGATTTTGCGGCAGAAGGCAAATGTATATTTAAATCAGAAGACGGCGTAATATTTGTAGAAGGAAATGTGGCTCCCGGTGACATAGTTGATTTACAAGTTGTTAAAACCAAGAAAAAATTAAAGGAGGCGATCGTTACCAAAATCCATTCGTACTCGCCTCTCAGGACAGACCCATATTGTCTGCATAACGTTGTATGCGGTGGCTGCAAATGGCAACACATTGCTTATGAGCATCAGCTGAAATTCAAAAGACAACAGGTTGTTGACCATTTCCAGCGGATCGGGCACATTAAAAATGTCGGTATTAATGAGATTATTGCAGCTCCGAAAACGGAATATTACCGCAACAAACTTGAATTTACCTTTTCAAACTGGCGCTGGCTGACGAAAGATCAATTGGATTCCGGTGCGAAATTTACCAAACATGCGCTCGGTTTTCACGTGCCGAAACGTTTTGATAAAATATTTACGGTTGATCATTGCCATTTGCAACCTGATCCTTCCAACACGATCCGCAATTCGTTGCATCATTTCGGTGAGTTGCATAATATTCCTTACTATGATGTGAAGTTTAATGTGGGAACACTTCGAAACTTGGTAGTCAGGACGGCCAATTCGGGCGATGTGATGGTTATCGTGCAGTTCGGCGAACAGAACGATGAAGCCATCGAGCAGGTGATGCAGTATTTGCACAAGACACACAGTGAAATCACATCACTCAATTACATTGTTAATTTGAAAGGAAATGATTCCTACCAGGATCAGGAAGTGATCCATTATGCAGGCGAAACTGCCATCCGCGAGACGATGGAAGACCTGACTTTTCTGGTTGGTCCTAAATCATTTTATCAAACCAATTCCGAACAGGCTTACCAGCTTTTCAGCGTAACAAGGGAATTTGCCGGGTTGACAGGCAATGAATCGGTGTATGACCTTTACACCGGAACCGGAACCATTGCCAATTTTGTAGCGCGTCGGGCGAAAAAAGTAGTTGGCGTTGAGTATGTTGAAGCCGCTGTGCAAGACGCCAGAAAGAACTCAGAATTGAATGGCATCACGAACACATCCTTTTTCGCGGGTGACATGCGCAGGATCATGAACGAGGACTTCCTTCAAGAGCATGGGAGGCCCGACGTTATCATTACCGACCCGCCCCGGGCAGGAATGGATCAGCCTGTGGTAGAAACGATCCTGAAGGCAGCACCAGACCGCATTGTATACGTAAGTTGCAATACGGCTACGCAAGCGCGTGACCTCGCGCTAATGTCCGAGGATTACGAGGTGACTAAGGTGCAGCCGGTTGATATGTTCCCGAATACGCACCATGTGGAGAATGTGGCGTTGCTGCAAAGGAAGTGA
- a CDS encoding T9SS type B sorting domain-containing protein, translated as MKKRYILFMLMLFAFSKTYATHIVGGQLFITENPNNYYNYNIGLTMYFDALNGNPGAEDPFVNIYVFRKRDNQPIGYLQAPKIERKSVTYANPQCGISSLETYMITYSSSLRLEPTDFSDPQGYYMVWDRCCRNGTITNIQAPGDAGSLFYLEFPPLFKNNANFKNSSPVFPAIKGDYACVNSPFFFDFGGKDADGDSLTYKLITPMQGFSDKANPSVEARGSSNYPRLTWLPGISEANIIPGPKPLTVNPKTGMLSVTPGNVGLYVFAVQVDEFRNGVKIGSLTRDFQLKVVDCPKMDAPKLLFKPKGKNTYYKENEIITVKEGDPNCFEVMVTDPTINQVIRINGRAVNNSKDYFTILPAEFKTKVANDTLKFEVCLDECFVTYDERPIKIELIAEDESCPVPLMDTLSILIRRESSGNKSPEVTTSLPGQYVHVTAGVPITFTVYGKDIDKDSISLSGRGQDFNMVDMAMDFKATSGKAQIQQTFKWTPPCNAKKGDTLAVDFKVEDMRCVGNPLAVSKPVYFIVDQSPNNPPAVETSLAIPEITYTIGSSSEIVFDVLATDPDTNTISLTAAGRGFSISDAGMKFANKTGVKQVTSPYAWSPECPMLEGQSERTFMIDFITQDKSCAAATDTTTVKVIVKDDTSDVVPEFPNVITPNRDGKNDCFVLEHLPADNCVNQFRDVTVFNRWGKQVYYSKIRNNWCPTDISQGYYYYVVQYTNKSYKGGLTILK; from the coding sequence ATGAAAAAACGGTACATCTTATTCATGCTGATGTTGTTTGCCTTTTCGAAAACTTATGCAACCCATATCGTCGGCGGCCAGCTATTTATCACTGAAAACCCAAACAATTACTATAACTATAACATCGGCTTAACGATGTATTTTGATGCCCTCAACGGCAACCCCGGCGCGGAAGACCCGTTTGTAAACATTTACGTCTTCAGAAAACGTGACAATCAACCGATCGGTTATCTTCAGGCCCCAAAAATAGAACGAAAATCGGTCACGTATGCTAATCCGCAGTGCGGAATATCGTCGCTGGAAACATATATGATCACTTACAGCTCGTCTTTAAGGCTGGAACCGACCGATTTCAGCGACCCGCAGGGCTACTATATGGTTTGGGACCGTTGCTGCCGAAATGGCACGATTACCAATATCCAGGCGCCGGGTGATGCGGGAAGCCTTTTTTATCTCGAATTCCCCCCGCTTTTCAAAAACAACGCAAATTTCAAAAACTCCTCCCCCGTTTTTCCTGCAATTAAAGGCGATTATGCCTGCGTAAACTCTCCGTTTTTCTTTGATTTCGGAGGAAAGGATGCGGATGGCGATAGCCTTACCTATAAGCTGATCACGCCTATGCAGGGATTTTCCGACAAAGCCAACCCAAGCGTGGAAGCCAGAGGCTCGTCTAATTATCCCCGTCTTACCTGGCTGCCCGGCATTTCAGAAGCCAACATTATCCCCGGCCCGAAGCCATTGACCGTGAATCCCAAAACGGGAATGCTTTCCGTCACGCCGGGAAATGTAGGATTATATGTGTTTGCCGTGCAAGTTGATGAGTTCAGAAACGGTGTAAAGATAGGCAGCCTGACCCGGGACTTCCAGTTAAAAGTGGTCGATTGCCCTAAAATGGACGCGCCTAAACTTTTGTTTAAACCCAAAGGGAAAAACACATACTATAAGGAAAACGAGATCATCACAGTGAAGGAAGGCGACCCGAACTGCTTTGAAGTAATGGTTACCGATCCGACAATCAATCAGGTGATCCGTATCAATGGCCGGGCCGTTAATAATTCGAAGGATTATTTCACGATCCTTCCCGCCGAATTTAAAACGAAGGTCGCCAATGACACGCTCAAATTCGAGGTATGCCTGGATGAATGCTTTGTGACATACGATGAGCGTCCCATCAAGATCGAACTCATCGCAGAAGACGAGAGCTGCCCTGTCCCGTTGATGGATACGCTTAGCATTCTGATCCGGCGCGAAAGCAGTGGCAATAAGTCGCCCGAGGTCACCACTTCCCTGCCCGGGCAATATGTGCATGTTACAGCCGGTGTGCCGATCACTTTCACCGTCTACGGCAAAGACATTGACAAAGATAGCATCTCCCTTTCCGGCCGCGGGCAGGATTTCAATATGGTGGATATGGCCATGGATTTTAAAGCGACTAGTGGAAAAGCGCAGATCCAGCAAACATTCAAATGGACGCCGCCTTGTAATGCCAAAAAGGGTGATACGCTGGCCGTGGATTTCAAAGTGGAAGATATGCGCTGTGTTGGCAATCCGCTTGCCGTTTCCAAGCCGGTGTATTTTATTGTTGATCAATCGCCCAATAATCCGCCCGCGGTTGAAACTTCGCTGGCCATACCAGAAATCACCTACACGATTGGCAGCAGCTCCGAAATTGTGTTTGACGTCCTTGCTACTGATCCCGACACCAATACGATCAGCCTTACTGCGGCAGGCCGCGGGTTCAGCATTAGCGATGCGGGGATGAAGTTTGCGAACAAGACAGGCGTGAAGCAGGTGACCTCGCCTTACGCCTGGTCACCTGAATGCCCGATGCTCGAAGGACAATCCGAAAGAACATTCATGATCGACTTTATTACACAGGACAAAAGCTGCGCTGCCGCCACAGATACGACCACTGTGAAAGTGATTGTAAAGGACGATACTTCGGACGTGGTTCCCGAATTTCCAAACGTTATAACACCCAACCGCGACGGGAAAAATGACTGCTTTGTTTTGGAACATTTGCCCGCCGATAACTGTGTGAATCAGTTCAGAGATGTGACGGTTTTCAATCGTTGGGGAAAGCAGGTTTACTACTCCAAGATCCGCAATAACTGGTGCCCGACAGACATCTCCCAAGGCTATTATTACTACGTGGTCCAGTACACCAACAAGTCCTATAAAGGCGGACTAACCATCCTTAAATAA
- a CDS encoding RrF2 family transcriptional regulator, giving the protein MNNGRFAISLHILSLLALDDEEWVPSKFLAGSININPVLVRKELGNLQAHGLVVSKEGKAGGSKLARPAETIFISDIYDAVRQNDLLGKGINVPNPKCNVGRQINNYLDELYIEAEHALRASLGEKSLADFCRNFQSEHTQH; this is encoded by the coding sequence ATGAATAACGGTCGCTTTGCGATATCCCTGCATATACTGTCCTTGCTAGCATTGGATGATGAGGAATGGGTACCGTCGAAGTTTTTAGCTGGAAGCATTAATATTAATCCGGTGCTGGTTCGCAAGGAACTTGGCAATCTTCAAGCACATGGACTTGTTGTCAGCAAGGAAGGAAAGGCGGGCGGGAGCAAGCTGGCCAGGCCGGCGGAAACCATTTTCATTTCCGATATTTACGACGCCGTACGACAGAATGATTTGCTTGGAAAGGGCATCAATGTGCCCAATCCCAAGTGCAATGTGGGCCGTCAAATTAACAACTATCTCGACGAACTTTATATCGAAGCAGAGCACGCGTTAAGGGCTAGTCTGGGTGAGAAATCGCTGGCAGATTTTTGCAGGAATTTCCAATCCGAACACACGCAACATTGA
- a CDS encoding NAD(P)-dependent oxidoreductase, with protein MKVALIGATGFVGAPLLQELISRGHAVTAIARNIEKIPTESDLVTPRQADVLNVSEVEEAVAGSDVVVSAYNPGWTNPNIYAEYLEGAQAIQTGVKQAGVKRFIVIGGAGSLEVAPGLQLIDTPGFPEEYKAGAGAARKYQAMIKEENELFWTYVSPAIEMHPGTSGKRTGTYRTSLDTPVYNEQGRSIIAVEDLAVAVADEIENPQFSKKRFTAAY; from the coding sequence ATGAAAGTAGCATTAATCGGCGCGACAGGATTTGTAGGCGCTCCCCTTTTACAGGAGTTGATTTCACGCGGCCACGCGGTTACCGCCATCGCCAGAAACATTGAAAAGATCCCAACCGAAAGCGACCTGGTAACACCCAGACAGGCGGATGTGTTGAATGTCTCAGAAGTTGAAGAAGCTGTTGCAGGCTCCGATGTCGTGGTAAGCGCATACAATCCCGGATGGACCAATCCCAATATCTATGCCGAATATCTTGAAGGCGCGCAGGCTATCCAAACTGGTGTGAAGCAAGCCGGAGTTAAAAGATTTATCGTCATCGGCGGCGCAGGAAGCCTGGAAGTAGCCCCGGGATTACAGCTTATCGATACACCTGGTTTCCCGGAAGAATACAAAGCCGGGGCTGGCGCTGCACGCAAATATCAGGCTATGATCAAAGAAGAAAACGAGTTGTTCTGGACCTATGTCAGCCCGGCAATTGAGATGCATCCCGGCACTTCCGGTAAACGGACAGGCACTTACCGCACCTCGCTTGATACGCCAGTATACAATGAGCAAGGGAGAAGCATTATCGCTGTTGAAGATCTTGCTGTGGCAGTTGCGGACGAAATTGAAAATCCGCAATTTTCTAAAAAGCGATTTACAGCTGCTTACTAG
- a CDS encoding porin: protein MKSRITGLLFFFTLLSNPKAFSQRFLMDLVDTTNQMGRGMLSIYERYNRVRISGYIQPQFQFISKKGAETYGGGNFSAQASNRFMLRRGRLRVDYAHLNEHNDPTSYFVFQFDGTERGVAIRDFWGRFYENKFKIFALTTGMFARPFGYEINLSSSNREAPERGRMSQILMRTERDIGVMLTVTSRHSIEWWQKLKLDVGVFNGQGMSGPTDYDSHKDIIGRFSLKPFKNNALGGATISAAVSGYAGGITSQSPVLYRTKANVGEYAMVRDSSASNYLKVAPRNYAGADFQISFPNKKGETEFRLEYIRGDQTATFASSETPGVYPVTNGTKDPLYVRNFDGAYFYFLQHLGSLEHQFVLKYDWYDPNKRVSGMDISEARGFNKADLRYDTIGMGYVYVANESLKFTFYYEFVRNEKSALKGFEADAPDDIFTCRVQYNF from the coding sequence ATGAAATCCCGCATTACCGGTTTGCTATTCTTTTTTACCCTGTTAAGTAACCCGAAAGCTTTCTCGCAACGCTTCCTGATGGACTTGGTGGATACGACCAACCAGATGGGTAGAGGGATGCTTTCCATTTATGAACGCTACAATCGCGTCCGGATCAGTGGTTATATTCAACCTCAATTTCAATTCATTTCAAAGAAAGGGGCAGAAACGTATGGGGGTGGCAACTTTTCTGCGCAGGCTAGTAATCGTTTTATGCTTCGACGCGGGCGTTTGCGCGTGGATTACGCGCACTTAAATGAGCACAATGATCCGACGTCCTATTTTGTATTCCAGTTTGACGGGACGGAGCGCGGCGTAGCGATCCGCGATTTTTGGGGGCGGTTTTACGAAAACAAGTTTAAAATTTTCGCGCTAACTACGGGAATGTTTGCACGGCCGTTTGGCTATGAAATAAACCTTTCTTCATCCAACCGCGAAGCACCGGAACGGGGAAGAATGTCGCAAATATTAATGCGGACCGAACGGGACATTGGCGTCATGCTCACCGTTACGAGCCGCCACTCCATCGAATGGTGGCAAAAGCTAAAATTGGACGTTGGCGTCTTTAACGGGCAGGGCATGTCCGGCCCGACGGATTACGATAGCCATAAGGATATAATTGGCCGGTTCAGCCTGAAACCTTTTAAAAACAATGCCTTGGGAGGCGCTACGATTTCAGCAGCGGTCTCGGGCTACGCGGGCGGGATTACAAGTCAGTCCCCGGTTTTGTATCGTACTAAGGCAAATGTGGGGGAATATGCAATGGTTCGTGACTCGTCGGCCTCCAATTACCTGAAAGTTGCCCCCAGGAACTACGCCGGGGCCGATTTTCAAATTTCTTTTCCTAACAAAAAAGGTGAAACGGAATTCAGACTGGAATACATTCGCGGTGACCAGACCGCAACATTTGCAAGCAGTGAGACTCCCGGCGTGTATCCTGTAACGAACGGGACAAAAGACCCGCTTTACGTTCGCAATTTTGATGGTGCTTACTTCTATTTCTTACAGCATTTGGGGAGCCTGGAACATCAGTTTGTCCTTAAATATGACTGGTATGACCCCAACAAGCGTGTTTCAGGAATGGATATATCCGAAGCACGAGGATTCAATAAGGCCGACTTGCGGTACGACACCATCGGAATGGGTTATGTATATGTAGCGAACGAATCGCTCAAATTCACATTTTACTATGAATTTGTCAGAAATGAGAAATCGGCTTTAAAAGGCTTCGAAGCAGATGCGCCGGACGACATCTTCACATGCCGGGTTCAGTATAACTTTTAA
- a CDS encoding SRPBCC family protein translates to MQELYFTQSLPISLDEAWSFFSNPGNLKEITPAKMGFVVTSVHHGQKMYAGQIIRYIVKPVLGIPLKWCTEITHVADKQYFVDEQRFGPYAFWHHQHRFTEIPGGVLMEDILNYKVPFGFLGDWVNVLFVRSEVTQIFKYRRKILTERFGTL, encoded by the coding sequence GTGCAAGAATTATATTTTACGCAAAGTCTGCCCATTTCGCTGGACGAAGCATGGTCTTTTTTTTCAAATCCCGGGAATTTAAAGGAAATTACACCTGCAAAAATGGGCTTTGTTGTCACATCTGTGCATCATGGCCAGAAGATGTACGCAGGCCAGATCATCCGTTACATTGTCAAGCCGGTTTTGGGAATTCCGCTCAAATGGTGTACGGAAATTACGCATGTAGCTGATAAACAATACTTTGTAGACGAGCAGCGCTTTGGGCCATACGCATTCTGGCATCACCAGCACCGCTTTACGGAAATTCCGGGTGGCGTTTTGATGGAGGATATCCTCAATTACAAAGTGCCTTTTGGTTTCCTGGGCGACTGGGTTAATGTGCTGTTTGTGAGGAGTGAAGTAACCCAGATTTTCAAATATCGAAGGAAAATCCTCACGGAACGGTTTGGAACTCTTTAA
- a CDS encoding SRPBCC domain-containing protein has protein sequence MNRKLIATTSTSIYSSPSSVWKALIDPEIVKQYMYGAEVYSDWQVGSPIVYKGVWDGQPYEDKGTILEIIPERVLSYTYWSPLSGTDDFEDNYAHVTYHISAYDDETTLIITQDNLETDEAVVAAEANWMKVVGDIKRILEGDKKHVL, from the coding sequence ATGAACAGAAAACTGATTGCCACTACATCCACATCCATCTATTCAAGTCCTTCGTCTGTATGGAAAGCGTTGATAGATCCGGAAATCGTAAAACAATATATGTACGGCGCAGAAGTATACTCTGACTGGCAGGTAGGCAGCCCGATCGTTTACAAAGGCGTCTGGGACGGCCAGCCATACGAGGACAAAGGGACAATACTGGAAATCATTCCGGAACGGGTCCTCAGCTACACATACTGGAGCCCGCTTTCAGGCACCGACGATTTTGAAGATAATTATGCACACGTTACTTACCACATCTCAGCATATGACGATGAGACAACGCTCATCATAACTCAGGACAATCTGGAAACGGATGAAGCGGTGGTTGCTGCGGAAGCCAACTGGATGAAAGTGGTCGGAGATATCAAACGCATTCTCGAAGGCGACAAAAAACACGTCCTTTAA